From the Mycobacterium sp. DL592 genome, the window CAGCCGGCGGCGATTCTCCGGGGTGCCGCCCCAGGCGTCGGTGCGCCGGTTGGTGCAGGGCGCCAGGAACTGGTTGAGCAGGTATCCCTCACTGCCCATGATCTCGACCCCGTCGTATCCGGCCGTGCGGGCCAGCCGGGCGCAGCGCACGAAGTCGTCGATGGTCGTGCGCACGCCGCGCTGCGAGAGGGCGCGGGGCCGAAACGGGTTGATGGGAGCTTTGATCGACGACGCGCTGACCGAGAGCGGGTGATACGCATAGCGGCCCGCGTGCAGTATCTGCAGCAGGATCTTGCCGCCCGCGTCGTGCACGGCGCCGGTGACCCGGCGATGCCTGCGCGCCTGTGCGGCGGTGGTCAGCTGCGCGGCGAACGGCAGCAGCCAGCCGGTGCGGTTGGGTGCGTAACCGCCGGTGATGATCAGCCCGACGCCGCCGCGGGCTCGGTCGGCGAAGTACCGGGCCAGCCGGTCGATGTGGTGGGCGCGGTCTTCCAGGCCGGTGTGCATCGAGCCCATCACCACCCGGTTGGGCACGGTGGTGTGGCCGAGGTCCAGAGGTGACAACAGGGTGGGGTAGGGCTGGCTCATCCGTCCCCTTTCTGCGGCCCCGGCGAGTCGCGGCCTATTCGGATCGAACTTCCTGGCCAGGGGTGGCTAATATACGCAACGTCTAGTATCAGTAACCACCCGTAAGTTAGGGCACACTGAGTCAGCGTTCCGGGTGTCGACATCGGATACTGGGCCCTCAGTACCGCGCCAGAGACCTACAGCCAACAGCAGACCGAGGAGAACGTTCGTGACGTACACGATTGCCGAACCCTGCGTCGACATCAAAGACAAGGCATGTATCGAGGAGTGCCCCGTCGACTGCATCTACGAGGGCGCACGCATGCTGTACATCCACCCCGACGAGTGCGTCGACTGCGGTGCCTGCGAGCCGGTCTGCCCTGTCGAGGCGATCTACTACGAAGACGACGTCCCGGACCAGTGGTCGCAGTACACCCAGATCAACGCTGACTTCTTCGCCGAGCTGGGCTCGCCCGGCGGCGCATCGAAGGTCGGCCAGACCGATAACGATCCGCAGGTGGTCAAGGACCTGCCGCCCAAGGAAGAAGACTGACGGCGCACCCCCTGCGTGCCCGGCGGGTCTCCGGACGACTTCCGGTCTTTCCCTGGGACACCCTGGCTGAGGTAACCGCGACCGCCCGGGCCCATCCGGGCGGCATCGTCGACCTGTCGGTCGGCACCCCCGTCGATGAGGTGGCCCCGGTCATCCGCGAAGCCCTGGCCGCAGCCAGCGGCGCGCCGGGCTATCCGACCACGGCAGGCACCCCGGCCCTGCGGGCCGCTGCGGTGGCGGCGCTGCAGCGCCGCTATGGCATCACCGGCCTGCCCGAGCAGGCCGTCCTGCCGGTGATCGGCACCAAGGAACTCATCGCGTGGCTGCCGACGTTGCTCGGCCTCGGCCCCGACGACGTGGTGGTGGTCCCCGAGCTGGCCTACCCGACCTATGAGGTCGGTGCGTTGCTGACCGGGTCTGCGGTGATTGCGGCGGACTCGCTGACCCAGCTCGGCCCGCAGTCACCGGCGGTGGTCTTCATCAACTCGCCGAGCAACCCGACCGGGCGCGTGCTGGGAATCGACCATCTGCGCAAGGTCGTCGAGTGGGCCCGCGAGCGTGGCGTCCTGGTGGTCTCCGACGAGTGCTATCTGGGGCTGGGGTGGGACGACAAGCCGGTCTCGGTGCTGCATCCCGACGTCAGCGGCGGTGACCACACCGGGCTGCTCGCGGTGCATTCGCTGTCGAAGAGCTCGTCGCTGGCCGGGTACCGGGCCGGGTTCGTCGCCGGTGACGCCGATGTGGTGGCCGAGCTGCTCGCGGTGCGCAAGCACGCCGGAATGATGGTGCCGACCCCGGTGCAGGCGGCGATGGTGGCTGCCCTCGACGACGACGAGCACGAACGCGTGCAGCGGGAGCGCTACGCCCGGCGCCGCGAGGTCCTGCTCGCCGCTGTCCGGTCGGCCGGTTTCACCGTCGACCATTCCGAGGCCGGCCTGTATCTGTGGGCCACCCGCGGTGAGCCCTGCCGGGACACGCTGGCGTGGCTGGCCGAGCACGGCATCCTCGTCGCGCCCGGGGAGTTCTACGGTCAGCGGGGGATCCAACACGTGCGGGTGGCGTTGACAGCCACCGACGAACGCATTTCCGCCGCGGCGGAGCGGCTGAGCCAGTAGTCCCAGTAGTCCTGGCCGGCCCAGCCGCTCCACTGCGAAGCGGAGTCAGAGCGCTTGCGTCAGTTCATGTTCCAGGGTTCGCCGTAGGTGGTGACGCTGTCGCCGGCCTTGGAGATCAACCGGGCGAACGGGCGCAGCAGCACACCGCCGGCCGCACCGGTGACGGTGCCGTGGGCGTTGGCCACCGCCACCGAGCCGTTGGGGCCCGAGACGTCCACCGAGAAGGTGGCGACTTCCTGGATGCCCGGGCCGTTGCCCAGGTCAGCGCTGATCGACACACCGGGGAACAGGTTCGGGGTGATGATCGAGCCCAGCGGATTGAAACCCGTCGGGGAGATGTTCGCGTCATCCAGCAGGATGTTGGGGGTGGTGTAGCTGAAGTTGATACCCACACCGAGTGACCACGGGAAGCCCACCTGGTAGCCCAGCTCCAAGGTGCCCGCGAACTCGTCGGCACCCGGGCCCACGACGCTGTAGACAGCCTTGCCGGAGTGGAACCACTCACGGGTCAGCCGGTTGCGGTCCAAGGGGAACACGCCGTCCAGGAAGGTGTCCCACTGCTGAATCGTCAACGTACGGCCACCGCCGTCGACCAGGCTCAACTGGTTGTCCAGGCCCGCGTTCGACGTGCCGTTTCCGACGAAGAGCGCCGCCATGGCGGCGATCAACGCCACCAGCACTCGACCCATGTATTTCATGCTGACCCCTTAGTGCTTCGACGGTGAGTCGCAGCGACCCGCGTTCACCGAGGTTTTTGTATGGTGCCCCAACTGACGGTGCGCGTGAGCGGGCTCACAGCCAGTCATGACAAAAGCCTCATCGGCACCATTGACCACATCGTTACCTACATGAAGAAATTTTCTTCAGCGGACTCTCAGGCGGTGGCCCGCAGGCTCAGCGCCAGCAGCAGCCGCACGTCCGGGTCGGCCAGCGAGGTGGCCATCACCTGCTCGATCCGGCGCACCCGGTAGCGCACGGTATTGGGGTGCACGTGCAGGGCCGCCGCGGCCCCGGCGATGTCGCCGAAGCTGTCCAGGTAGGCCTCCAGCGTCGCGGCGAGCACCGGCTCGCGCTCCCGCAACCGGCGCACCCGCGGGTCGACCAGCCGGTCGCTGGCCCCGACCATGGTGACGATCTCGTCGAGCAGCACCGTGGTGCGCGCTTCGGCCAGCGTGGTCACCTGCCCGATAGCCACCGGATGCCGCTCGGCACTGTCGAGGACCCGGTCGATCTCGCGGCGGGCGCCCGCCGCCGCGGCCAGCCCCGCCACCGGCGCGGCGATCACCGCTCGCAGTTCCAGCCCCAGCTCGGTGCGCAGGGTGGCGATGGTCCCGCGGATCCAGGACACGATCGGCGCGGGGCGCCCGGAATCCGGCAGCAGCACGTACACCCGCGAACCGTTCGAGCCGACCTGGGCGTCGGGCCGAAAAGCGCTGGCGCTCAACGCCAGAACATCGACGAGCCGCTGATGTTCGGTGTGGCTGTCGAAGCCGATCACCGCCACCCGCCCGTCGGCAGTCACGCTGAGCTCGCGGGCCAGTGCGGCGGTGTCGTTGTCGGCCTCGGCAAGGCCGAGGACCTGCTGTACGGCCAGTAGATGAGCGGACGGCCGCGCCGCGAGCCGGGCCATGATCCGGGCGGCCAGGACCGCGGCGCCGCGCAGCACATCCTCGGCGTCGTCGGCCAGCGGCCGGGAACCCTGCTGCACCCAGATGGTGCCCATGAACCGGGCGTCCGGCCGGTGGATGCCGATCGCCAGGCGGGGCCGCAGCCCCAGCGCGGGCCGCTCGTCGACGCTGACCACCTCGCTGCCCGCACGCAGGATGTCGAAGATGCCCCACTGGGCGATCCACGCCAGATGTTCCGGCGGCCCGGCGCGGCCGAGGATCGACAGCCGGCGCAGTTCGTCGGCCTCGTCGTTGGACGCCGAATAGGCCAGCACGTGGGATTGGGCGTCCTCGATGCTGACCATGCCGTGGGTGCGGTCCGCGACGGACTGGGCCAGCGCGAACAGATCGGTGCCGGAGTCCGACACCGGATCGGCCCGCCGCGCCTCGAAAACATGGTTGACCAGGCGATACAACCGTTCCCAGCGAGCCTTGGGGTCGACGGCCACGACGGCGGCGCCCACCGCGGCGGCCTTGTTGACCACCGCGTCGGACGGTTCCTTGACGAAGACCGCCGCCGGCGCGCCGTGGGCGGCGGTCTGCCGGTCGATCCAGCGGGCCGTGTCCGCCGCGTTGATCCCGAGGAGGAAGAACACGTCGGCCGAGCCGGCGCTCACCGACAAGCCCAGCCGCACGTCGTCGGAGTCGATCAAGGCGGCCGAGCGGACGGGTATGTCCAACCCGCGCGGTGCCTCGACGAGCCGGACCAGCGTCGCATCCAGGGCCAACACCAGTTGGCCCAGCCCGACACCGGTCGCCCGCATGTTGTCCGATCCTACTAGCGATACCCGCCATCCTTAGCTGATCAGCCAACAGTTTGGCGGGTCGGCCGGGTGATCCTTATGCGATGGACGCCCGCACCGATGTACCCGCCCCGGTCAACGAGCCGGTTCACGACTACGCGCCGCACTCCGCCGAACGCAGCCGCCTCACCGCGGCCCTGCGCGACCTGTCCGCCACCCCGATCGACCTGCCGCACGTGATCGGTGGTCGGCATGGGATGGGTACCGGGGAACGCATCGACGTCGTCCAGCCGCACCGGCACAGCGCCCGGCTGGGCACCCTGTCCAACGCGACGGGCGCCGACGCCGCTGCCGCGGTCGAGGCCGCCATGGCCGCCAAGGCCGACTGGGCCGCCACCCCGTTCGACGAGCGCGCCGCGGTGTTCCTGCGCGCCGCCGACCTGCTGGCCGGGCCGTGGCGGGAGAAGATCGCCGCGGCGACCATGCTCGGCCAGTCCAAGACGGTGTACCAGGCCGAGATCGACGCGCCCTGCGAACTCGTCGACTTCTGGCGGTTCAACGTCGCCTTCGCCCGCTCGATCCTGGCCCAGCAGCCGATCAGCGGCCCCGGGGTGTGGAACCGCACCGACTACCGGCCGCTG encodes:
- the fdxA gene encoding ferredoxin: MTYTIAEPCVDIKDKACIEECPVDCIYEGARMLYIHPDECVDCGACEPVCPVEAIYYEDDVPDQWSQYTQINADFFAELGSPGGASKVGQTDNDPQVVKDLPPKEED
- the dapC gene encoding succinyldiaminopimelate transaminase — its product is MRARRVSGRLPVFPWDTLAEVTATARAHPGGIVDLSVGTPVDEVAPVIREALAAASGAPGYPTTAGTPALRAAAVAALQRRYGITGLPEQAVLPVIGTKELIAWLPTLLGLGPDDVVVVPELAYPTYEVGALLTGSAVIAADSLTQLGPQSPAVVFINSPSNPTGRVLGIDHLRKVVEWARERGVLVVSDECYLGLGWDDKPVSVLHPDVSGGDHTGLLAVHSLSKSSSLAGYRAGFVAGDADVVAELLAVRKHAGMMVPTPVQAAMVAALDDDEHERVQRERYARRREVLLAAVRSAGFTVDHSEAGLYLWATRGEPCRDTLAWLAEHGILVAPGEFYGQRGIQHVRVALTATDERISAAAERLSQ
- a CDS encoding MspA family porin, whose protein sequence is MKYMGRVLVALIAAMAALFVGNGTSNAGLDNQLSLVDGGGRTLTIQQWDTFLDGVFPLDRNRLTREWFHSGKAVYSVVGPGADEFAGTLELGYQVGFPWSLGVGINFSYTTPNILLDDANISPTGFNPLGSIITPNLFPGVSISADLGNGPGIQEVATFSVDVSGPNGSVAVANAHGTVTGAAGGVLLRPFARLISKAGDSVTTYGEPWNMN
- a CDS encoding CdaR family transcriptional regulator, coding for MRATGVGLGQLVLALDATLVRLVEAPRGLDIPVRSAALIDSDDVRLGLSVSAGSADVFFLLGINAADTARWIDRQTAAHGAPAAVFVKEPSDAVVNKAAAVGAAVVAVDPKARWERLYRLVNHVFEARRADPVSDSGTDLFALAQSVADRTHGMVSIEDAQSHVLAYSASNDEADELRRLSILGRAGPPEHLAWIAQWGIFDILRAGSEVVSVDERPALGLRPRLAIGIHRPDARFMGTIWVQQGSRPLADDAEDVLRGAAVLAARIMARLAARPSAHLLAVQQVLGLAEADNDTAALARELSVTADGRVAVIGFDSHTEHQRLVDVLALSASAFRPDAQVGSNGSRVYVLLPDSGRPAPIVSWIRGTIATLRTELGLELRAVIAAPVAGLAAAAGARREIDRVLDSAERHPVAIGQVTTLAEARTTVLLDEIVTMVGASDRLVDPRVRRLREREPVLAATLEAYLDSFGDIAGAAAALHVHPNTVRYRVRRIEQVMATSLADPDVRLLLALSLRATA